The Sulfolobus acidocaldarius DSM 639 genome has a window encoding:
- the cdvC gene encoding cell division protein CdvC: MSAQVMLEEMARKYAINAVKADKEGNAEEAITNYKKAIEVLAQLVSLYRDGSTAAIYEQMINEYKRRIEVLKELIPADGAGNGNGKHSQVSVDDLVMKEKPKVNFNDIVGLEDVKEALKEAIVYPTRRPDLFPLGWPRGILVYGPPGCGKTMIAAAVANEIDSYFIQVDAASVMSKWLGEAEKNVAKIFNSARELSKKDGKPVIIFIDEIDALLGTYNSENGGEVRVRNQFLKEMDGLQDKSENFKVYVIGATNKPWRLDEPFLRRFQKRIYIRLPDIEQRKSLLLHYTSKIKMDNVNIDELAKMTEGYTASDIKDIVQAAHIRVVKEMFDKKLEQPRAVNMEDFKEILKIRKPSVNSEVIKVYEAWHEKYKAL, encoded by the coding sequence ATGTCTGCCCAAGTAATGCTTGAAGAGATGGCAAGGAAATATGCTATAAATGCTGTAAAAGCCGACAAAGAGGGAAATGCTGAAGAGGCAATTACCAACTACAAGAAAGCGATCGAGGTATTAGCACAACTGGTTTCTCTATATAGGGACGGATCGACAGCTGCTATATATGAGCAAATGATTAATGAGTATAAAAGACGAATAGAGGTTTTAAAGGAATTAATTCCTGCTGATGGTGCGGGGAATGGGAATGGTAAACACAGTCAAGTCTCTGTAGACGATTTAGTAATGAAGGAGAAACCTAAAGTAAACTTTAATGACATCGTGGGTTTGGAAGACGTTAAGGAGGCTCTAAAAGAGGCTATTGTCTATCCTACAAGAAGACCAGATCTATTTCCGTTAGGATGGCCTAGAGGTATATTGGTTTATGGACCGCCAGGCTGTGGTAAAACAATGATTGCAGCTGCTGTAGCTAATGAGATCGACTCATATTTTATTCAAGTCGACGCAGCATCAGTGATGTCTAAGTGGCTAGGCGAGGCTGAGAAAAATGTAGCAAAAATATTCAACAGTGCTAGAGAATTGTCCAAGAAGGATGGCAAACCTGTGATAATATTCATAGACGAGATAGATGCATTACTTGGTACATATAATAGTGAAAATGGTGGGGAAGTTAGGGTCAGAAATCAATTCCTGAAGGAAATGGATGGTTTGCAGGATAAATCTGAGAATTTTAAGGTCTATGTTATAGGTGCAACCAATAAGCCTTGGAGACTAGACGAGCCGTTCTTAAGAAGATTTCAGAAGAGAATATACATACGCTTACCAGATATTGAGCAGAGAAAGTCACTATTATTACACTATACTTCAAAGATAAAAATGGACAATGTTAATATAGATGAACTAGCTAAAATGACAGAAGGGTATACTGCAAGTGATATAAAAGACATAGTTCAAGCTGCCCATATAAGGGTAGTAAAGGAGATGTTCGACAAAAAATTAGAGCAACCTAGAGCTGTTAATATGGAGGACTTTAAGGAGATCCTTAAAATAAGGAAACCCAGTGTAAATTCAGAAGTAATCAAGGTATATGAGGCTTGGCACGAGAAGTATAAGGCTCTATAA
- the cdvA gene encoding cell division protein CdvA: protein MGIPVEVLTKFIGQKVKDVYGRDAGVIVHVYTEIDGTITGIELFKGEEIKTYSPNSVKVDGDSVVILPDWKTDSLKVLGQMEKIRKRQRALEELYSRQEIPKSTYEDMKRKLDSELLKIRDEHSRLKGRLKDRLNSIEDQVAQIDRAMIALKINYISGEIPELAYKNSMEILRLSRDSYALERDDIKKTLDKLDGLDKEVIELKPSASLNTSTEQSNKNEGNKSEVSVPIPVRVINTL from the coding sequence ATGGGCATTCCGGTTGAGGTATTAACAAAGTTCATAGGGCAAAAGGTAAAGGACGTTTATGGTCGTGATGCTGGAGTAATAGTTCATGTTTATACTGAAATTGATGGTACAATAACAGGTATTGAATTATTTAAAGGTGAAGAAATCAAGACATATTCTCCGAATAGCGTAAAAGTTGATGGAGATTCTGTAGTAATATTACCTGATTGGAAAACCGACTCTTTGAAAGTATTAGGACAGATGGAGAAGATAAGGAAGAGACAAAGAGCGCTCGAGGAGTTATACTCTAGGCAAGAGATACCTAAAAGTACATATGAGGATATGAAAAGGAAGTTAGACAGTGAGTTGCTAAAGATAAGAGATGAGCATTCAAGATTAAAGGGAAGATTAAAAGATAGATTAAACTCAATAGAGGACCAAGTTGCTCAAATTGATAGAGCTATGATTGCATTGAAGATAAATTACATATCGGGTGAAATACCAGAACTTGCATATAAAAATTCTATGGAAATTCTAAGACTGTCTAGGGATAGTTATGCATTGGAAAGAGACGATATAAAGAAAACTCTAGATAAACTTGACGGATTGGATAAGGAGGTAATAGAACTTAAGCCTTCTGCCTCATTAAACACGTCAACAGAACAGTCAAATAAGAACGAGGGTAATAAGTCTGAAGTGTCTGTTCCAATACCAGTAAGGGTAATAAATACTTTATGA
- the cdvB gene encoding cell division protein CdvB codes for MFDKLSIIFNSDRKRKVHLSKAITEISLKLKEQQDRLDEAIRRLRERDKDLFEKVIRSQIEGDIARATIYAQEISDIRKMIKIIYTAYLAIEKVRLKLDTVQELQGVSLVLFPVMRILGELKEQVRGIAPEVALALDSITSSVNSIAIETGALSEKTFVPTVADEQAKQIMEEAQKMAEVKVRELLPELPHPPSELPKRVAKQVQSSNKKSLSEDMILNYIKTTGGFIDVDYIAKNFDVSKDEVFNVLRRLEEKGLIVLEG; via the coding sequence ATGTTTGATAAGTTATCGATAATTTTTAATAGTGATAGAAAGAGAAAGGTGCATTTGTCCAAAGCGATAACTGAAATATCTTTAAAATTAAAAGAGCAGCAGGATAGATTAGACGAAGCAATAAGGAGATTAAGGGAGAGAGACAAAGATCTCTTTGAGAAAGTCATTAGATCTCAAATTGAAGGAGATATAGCGAGAGCTACGATATATGCACAAGAGATCTCGGACATACGAAAAATGATTAAAATAATATATACTGCATATTTAGCTATAGAAAAGGTAAGATTAAAACTAGATACCGTCCAGGAGCTACAGGGAGTTTCTCTGGTGCTATTCCCAGTAATGCGTATACTAGGAGAATTAAAGGAGCAAGTTAGAGGTATTGCACCAGAAGTGGCTCTCGCTTTAGATTCAATAACGAGTAGCGTAAATAGTATAGCCATTGAAACTGGTGCATTAAGCGAGAAGACATTTGTTCCAACAGTTGCTGACGAACAAGCGAAACAGATAATGGAAGAAGCTCAGAAGATGGCTGAAGTAAAAGTTAGAGAATTGTTGCCAGAACTACCCCATCCACCTTCAGAGTTACCAAAGAGAGTAGCTAAACAAGTTCAAAGTAGCAACAAGAAGAGTTTATCAGAGGATATGATACTAAATTACATAAAGACTACTGGTGGATTTATTGATGTAGATTACATAGCTAAGAATTTTGATGTTAGTAAAGATGAAGTTTTCAATGTGTTAAGGAGACTCGAAGAAAAGGGTCTAATTGTTCTTGAGGGTTAA
- a CDS encoding DNA topoisomerase I — MSCKTPKNYTLVIAEKSKAARKIAEALSNNYSYCKKFYVNFWIVNYSSKYYIISPAAGHLFNLYGNSSFPVYETEWKPLWQIDPSARYTKKYYDLIKSLSKDAQEFINACDYDIEGSLIGYLIINFLGDIKRAKRAKFSALTKEDILNSFRNLKPLDYDMIHAGIARHKVDWLWGINVSRALMKSVYTLTRKRVILSAGRVQSPTLIHVINNTVKRELFVPLPYYSINLTINLKNKEFKITIPKTFENKNEAKQYLEEIKKVGEVTVTNIELKDAVIYRPPPFNLTDLQLEAGRLFGYSPYLVERLAENLYLNGLISYPRTNSQKIPPSVNIYQIIDSLSKSKRYGSLINTLSQITKGKYIVRQGEKDDPAHPAIYPTGELPYNLDTKELKLYELILRRFLASMSTDARVRKQEITLRIPKVDIELKLNIQSLIYKGWIILYPYTKFSDEELLDVKKGDKGRIVRANSTMKVTKPDTQRVSKIQLLKWMESNNLGTEATRGRIIETLFKRKYLMSKGKYAYPTPIGIVVTDVLSSYFKDLTDVRLTSEMEKKLNGIISGKFSENEVVEETKKLIEKYINEFENSKNDIGTKIGKILGLLEYKKCKYCELEVYKDDLCKYHLNAIKLLKDNLKIWKERTDLTEESIIKKLKKLNTAGKFIRDVLNTYYN, encoded by the coding sequence ATGTCATGCAAAACTCCAAAAAACTACACACTTGTAATTGCTGAAAAAAGTAAGGCAGCAAGAAAAATCGCAGAAGCGTTGTCAAATAACTATTCATATTGTAAAAAATTCTACGTCAACTTCTGGATTGTAAATTACTCCTCTAAATATTATATAATATCACCAGCTGCAGGTCATTTGTTCAACTTATATGGCAATTCCTCATTTCCTGTCTATGAAACAGAATGGAAACCTTTATGGCAAATAGATCCTTCAGCTAGATATACAAAGAAATATTACGATTTAATTAAATCTCTATCTAAAGATGCACAGGAGTTTATCAATGCATGCGATTACGATATAGAAGGATCATTGATAGGTTATCTCATAATAAATTTTTTAGGTGATATAAAAAGAGCTAAGAGAGCAAAATTTTCTGCTCTGACTAAAGAAGATATACTAAACTCTTTCAGAAACTTAAAACCTTTAGACTATGACATGATTCATGCAGGTATAGCTAGACATAAAGTAGATTGGTTGTGGGGCATTAACGTAAGTAGAGCCCTTATGAAGAGCGTATATACACTTACACGAAAAAGAGTAATCCTAAGTGCTGGCAGAGTTCAGAGCCCGACATTAATACATGTAATAAACAATACAGTAAAGAGAGAATTATTTGTTCCTTTACCATACTATTCAATTAATTTAACCATTAATTTAAAAAATAAAGAATTTAAGATAACAATACCAAAAACTTTCGAGAACAAGAATGAAGCAAAACAATACTTAGAGGAAATAAAAAAGGTAGGTGAAGTCACAGTAACTAACATAGAGTTAAAAGATGCTGTAATTTATAGACCGCCACCATTTAATTTAACAGATTTACAGCTAGAAGCTGGAAGACTATTTGGTTATTCACCATATTTAGTTGAAAGACTTGCGGAGAACCTGTACCTAAATGGGCTAATAAGTTATCCTAGAACTAATAGTCAAAAAATACCACCTTCTGTAAATATTTATCAAATAATTGACTCCCTCTCTAAGTCAAAAAGATACGGATCACTGATAAACACATTGTCTCAAATTACCAAAGGGAAGTATATAGTAAGGCAAGGAGAAAAAGATGATCCAGCACATCCTGCAATATATCCAACTGGAGAATTACCCTATAATTTGGATACCAAGGAATTGAAACTATATGAATTAATTTTGAGACGATTTTTAGCTTCAATGTCCACAGACGCTAGAGTTAGAAAACAAGAAATAACTTTAAGGATTCCTAAAGTTGATATTGAACTAAAACTGAACATACAGAGCCTGATATATAAAGGTTGGATAATCTTATACCCATACACTAAGTTCTCAGATGAGGAACTTCTGGATGTGAAAAAAGGAGATAAAGGGCGTATTGTAAGGGCTAACAGTACAATGAAAGTCACAAAGCCTGATACACAACGAGTATCAAAGATTCAATTACTTAAATGGATGGAGTCGAATAACTTAGGAACTGAAGCTACAAGAGGTAGAATTATAGAGACACTGTTCAAAAGAAAGTATTTAATGAGTAAGGGTAAGTACGCTTATCCCACGCCCATCGGAATCGTAGTAACTGATGTTTTATCATCTTATTTTAAGGACTTGACGGATGTGAGATTAACATCAGAGATGGAAAAAAAATTAAACGGAATTATTAGCGGAAAATTTTCTGAGAACGAAGTAGTTGAGGAAACTAAGAAACTAATAGAGAAATACATTAATGAATTTGAAAATTCAAAGAACGATATTGGAACTAAAATAGGAAAAATTCTAGGTCTATTAGAGTATAAAAAATGCAAATATTGTGAATTAGAAGTCTATAAAGATGATCTGTGTAAATATCACTTAAATGCAATAAAACTTCTTAAAGATAACTTGAAAATATGGAAGGAGAGGACAGATCTAACAGAAGAATCAATTATTAAAAAACTTAAAAAGCTTAACACTGCAGGGAAATTTATAAGAGATGTATTGAATACATACTATAACTGA